The segment TCGCTGGCGATCCGCATCGTCTCCAGGCGTTTTCGTCGCATCAGCAAAAATATGCAGAACACGATGGGGCAGGTGACCACCCATGCCGAGCAGATGCTGAAAGGGCATAAAGAGGTGCTGATGTTTGGCGGTCAGCAGGCTGAAACCGCCCGCTTCGAACAGGTCAGCAACACCATGCGTCGTCAGGGAATGAAGATGGTGTCAGCGACTTCGCTCTCCGATCCCATTATTCAGCTGCTCGCCTCGTCGGCGCTCGCCTTTGTGCTCTATGCAGCCAGTTTTCCGTCGGTGATGGCTACGCTGACGGCGGGCACCATCAGCGCAGTCTTTTCCGCCATGCTGATGCTGATGCGGCCGTTAAAGTCGCTGACCAACGTTAACGCTCAGTTTCAGCGTGGCATGGCCGCCTGTCAGACCCTGTTCACCATTCTGGATACTGAACAGGAGAAAGATGAGGGCCGCCGGGTCGTTAAACGCGCCAGCGGCTCGATTGAATTCAGGGATGTCACCTTTACCTACCCAGGCGCGGAAAGAGCGGCGCTGCGGCATATTAATCTGACGCTGCCTGCCGGTAAAACCGTGGCGCTGGTGGGGCGATCCGGTTCGGGTAAATCCACGCTTGCCAGCCTGCTGACGCGGTTTTACGACATCGACAGCGGCGCGATTCTACTGGATGGCCACGATCTGCGTGAGTACACTCTGGCTTCACTGCGTGAGCAGGTGGCGCTGGTCTCTCAGCATGTTCACCTGTTTAATGACACCGTCGCCAACAATATCGCCTACGCCCGCACGGACGTCTTCAGCCGTGAGGCGATTGAGAAAGCGGCGCAGATGGCACATGCTCTTGAGTTCATCAATAAAATGGAGAACGGACTGGATACCGTGATCGGGGAAAATGGTGTCCTGCTGTCGGGTGGGCAGCGTCAGCGTATTGCCATTGCCCGTGCGCTGCTGCGCGACAGTCCGATTCTGATCCTCGATGAGGCGACCTCCGCTCTGGATACCGAATCTGAACGCGCGATCCAGTCAGCACTGGAGACGCTGCAGCAGAACCGGACCACGCTGATTATCGCTCACCGGCTTTCCACCATCGAAAAGGCCGACGAGATCCTGCTGGTTGAAGAGGGCGAGATCGTTGAGCGTGGCTCGCATCAGCAGCTACTGCAGAAGAACGGCGCGTATGCGCGGCTCTATCAGATGCAGTTCAGTCAGCCGCGCTGTGCGTAAAACCTCTCTGTGCCTTAACCGATTCTGACAGCCCGTCAGTCAGCCCGAAAATGCGCCCGGAGGCGCATCTTTCTGGCATAGCGGCTGTCCCAGCCTCGTGCAACAACGCTGGCTGCCCGCCTGTCAGTCAGGCATCGCCTCCGCCGGGATAATCGCCCCGCGATGCTGGATCACGGTGCTGGCAAGCTGGTGTCCGCGCTGCGCGGCGGCGTCTGCGGCGGCACCGGTCAGACGGCGCGCCAGATAACCGGCGCTGAACGAATCACCGGCTGCGGTGGTGTCGATTACCTTCTCCTTCGCCAGGCGGAGCGCAGGAACTTCGATCAGCGGCGCATCATCAAGCGCCACCAGGCAGGCGTCTGCGCCCCGCTTAATCACGATCTCGCGGACACCCGCCTGGCGCGTCCGGGCGATAACCTCATCCAGCGGCTGTTCGCCCCACAGCAGATGTTCATCATCCAGCGTCAGGAAGGCGATATCGGTGTGACTGAGCATTGCGCGATAGGCGGCCTGTGCGCTAAGCCGATCGGTCCAGAGCCGCGGGCGGTAGTTGTTATCGAAAATCACCTGACCGCCGTTTGCCCGGCAGCGCGCCAGCAGCGCCATCAGCCGGTCACGACTCGCTGACGGTAGAATCGCCAGGCTGATGCCGCTGAGATAGAGGTAATCGTAGTGGGTAAGCTGTTCGGCGATCGCCGCCGACTGCGGGCTGTCGAGCCAGTAACGCGCTGCCGCATCGCTGCGCCAGTACCAAAATGTGCGTTCACCGTCGGCATCCGTTTCAATGACATAGAGTCCCGGCATTTTGTTGCTGAGACGCTGGATCAGGTCGGTGTTGATCTGCTCCTGCTGCCAGGCGGCGATCATCTGGTCGCTGAACGAATCGGTTCCCAGTGCGGTAACATAATCGACCCGCAACTGCCGTTCATCAACCTGGCGGGCGAGGTAGACGGCGGTGTTAAGCGTATCGCCGCCGAAACCGCGTTTAATGTTCTCACCCTTTTCAGACAACTCAATCATGCATTCGCCGATGATGGCGATTTTCTTTTGCGTCATGGCTCGGAACCCCCAGTGAAATATCACGCTAGTCTCGCGTCTGGTATGGCAGACGTCAACGTTTTTAAAACAGCGTTTTAATTTAGCTTAAGATGCTGAATAGTGCCGATCTGGCAGATAAGCGCGGCTAATTCCGGCCTGTTTTGCCGATTATCTTAACGAAATGGCTGATAAACTCCCGGTTTAATGTGGCCGGGCTGTTCATCGCATTATCACAGGCAACCCCGATAATCGCGGCAGCGTCACCCGTTTTGGGGACCAGTTACCCACCAGGAAAAAAAATGGTAATGGAGAGTATTCTTCAGAGGCTGCCGTCTTCAACTGACCTCAATCACTGCCCCGGAAGCCCGCTCTTCTGGCAACAATGTCAGCGGCACTATCGCTTTCAGCCTATCTACCGGGTAAGCGGCCGGTTGCTCGCCATTGAGCTGCTGACCGCCGTGGCTCATCCCGCCGCGCCGGACCAGCCGCTCTCTCCCGAAGCCTGGTTTGCCGGGCTCGATGTCGCGCAGCGCCTGAACGTGGTGCATGAGCAGCTGGATCTGCTCACGCAGTGGTCATCCTTTTTTGAGCGCCATGCGGTGATGGCTTCGGTCAACATCGACGGGCCTTCTCTGCTCGCCATTCAGCACCGACCCGCGATTCGCCGCCTGATCGCCCGCCTGCCCTGGCTCCGTTTTGAGCTGACCGAGCATCAGGCGCTGCCGCAGCCGGAGAAAGTCGCAAAGATAACGGAACTGGGCCCTCTGTGGCTGGATGATTTTGGCTCGGGGATGGCCAATTTTTCGGCGCTGACGGAGCTGCAGTATGATTACATTAAGTTATCGCGCGACCTGTTTATGCTGCTGGACAGCAGTGATGAAGGGCGGGGCATGTATCCGATGCTGCTGGCGCTGATCAATCGCTACTGCAATGGTGTCATCGTGGAGGGTGTCGAAACTGAAGCGCAGTGGCAGCAGGTTAAAGCCTCGTCAGCGATTGCGGCGCAGGGCTACTACTTTTCGCGGCCGGTTCCGTTTCCCGAACTGAATCACCTTACTCTCCAGCTTCCCTGATGCCGTTAGCCGTGGTCTCGACTATCTTTAACCCAGACCGTGAATGTGCAAGGAGAAAGCGTAATGTCGCGTACCGGGAAAATAGTCAGCTGGGTTGTGGGAATTCTGGTGCTGTTGATTGTGGTGATCATCGTCATCATCGCCACCTTTGACTGGAATCGCCTGAAACCCACCATCAACCAGAAAGTCTCGACCGAGTTAAACCGGCCCTTTGCGATTCGGGGGGATCTGGGTGTCGACTGGGTGCGTCATCGTGACGAGTCAGGCTGGCGGCGTTGGGTGCCGTGGCCGCAGCTGCATGCGGAAGATATCATGCTGGGCAATCCGCCCGGCATTCCTGACGTGACCATGGTGCATCTGCAGCGGGCCGATGCGACGCTCTCCCCGCTCTCGCTGCTGCATAAAGAGCTGTTTATCCCCTGGATTAAACTGCAGCGGCCTGATGCCCGGCTGATCCAGACGGCCGATAAGAAGAACAACTGGACGTTCGACCTCGCCAGCAGTGACAGCGATGAGAAGGCGAAAACGCCCTCCGCCTGGTCATTCCGCCTGGATAACATTCTGTTTGACCAGGGGCAGATTCGCTATCGCGATGCAGTTAACCGCGCGGACGTCACCGTTCAGATCAATCCGCTGGGTAAACCGGTGCCTTACGCGCAGATCGCCGGCGGCGACGACCAGCAGAAGGGCGCGGGCGACTTCGTCTTTGGCTGGAAGGCTAATGGCCGCTACAACAACGAGAAGCTCAGTGGCGAAGGGAAGATCGGCGGCATGCTGTCGCTGCGCAGCCAGAACACCCCGTTCCCGATTCAGGCCGATGTCCGCAATGGCACCACCCGCGTTCAGGTGACCGGTGGCCTGCAGGATCCGATGAACCTCGGCGGCCTGAACGTGCGGCTGCGTTTCTCTGGCGATACGCTGGCGAACCTGTACGGTCTGACCGGCGTGCTGTTGCCGGACACCCCGCCGTATGAAACCGATGGTCATCTGATCGCAAAATTCAACGGCAAAAAGGGCGCGGTCTACCGTTATGAAAAATTCAACGGCCACATTGGTGACAGCGATATTCACGGTTCGCTGGTCTACAGTCAGGTCAAACCCCGCCCGACCCTCAGTGGCGAGCTGACCTCTGAGCAGCTGCGGATAGCCGATCTGGGGCCGTTGATTGGTGTGGACTCTGGCAAAGGCAGCGAGAAAACGGCGCAGGCGAAGGCCCGGCGCGGTGAGAAATCGAATCAGCCTGCCGACCGCGTACTGCCGCACGATAAGTTTGAGACCAAAAGCTGGGACGTGATGGATGCCGACGTGAAGTTCAGCGGCAAACGTATCGAACACAGCAATTCGCTGCCGTTAAGCGATCTTTATACCCATCTGCAGATGAAAAACGGTGACCTGCTGCTGGATCCGCTGCGCTTTGGTGTAGCAGGCGGCAACCTGAACAGCACTATCCGTCTTGAGGGCAGTCGCTCACCGATGCGCGGGCGCGTGGATCTGCATGCGCGTAAGCTGCGCCTGCGTCAGATGTTCCCGGATGTGCAGGCGATGCAGAACAGCCTCGGCCAGCTTAATGGCGACGCCAGCTTCACCGGCACAGGGAACTCGGTAGCCGACCTGCTGGCGACCAGCAACGGCCAGCTTAAGCTGCTGATGAACGATGGCCTGATCAGCCGCAGCCTGATGGAGATCGCTGGCCTGAACGTCGGTAACTATCTGGTGGGCAAACTGTTTGGCGATGATCAGGTGCGGATCAACTGCGCCGCCACGGATATCCGGCTGCAGAACGGTCTGGCGACGCCCAGCCTGTTTGTGTTCGATACCGAGAACGCGATCATCAACGTGTCAGGCAACGCGAACTTTGCCAGTGAGCGGCTGGATCTCTCGGTCAATCCCGAGAGTAAAGGCATCCGTATCGTGACGCTGCGTTCGCCGCTCTATGTGCGCGGCACGTTTAAAAATCCTGACGCGGGCGTTAAAACGGGGCCGCTGCTGGCGCGCGGTGCCGCAGCCGTGGCGCTGGGCGCGGTAGTCGGCCCGGCCGCCGCGCTGCTGGCACTGATCTCCCCCAGCGACAATGAAGATAACCAGTGCAGCACCGTACTGCAGCAGATGAAGCAGAAGAAGTGATCAGTTGCGGTAGAGCACTTTGATAATGTGGTAACCAAAGCTGGTTTTTACCGGCCCGTAAGGCGTCAGCAGCGGGCAGGTAAAGACCGCTTTATCAAAGGCCGGTACCATCTGTCCCTGACGGAACTCCCCCAGATCCCCCCCCTTCCGGCCGGAAGGGCAGGTTGAGTGTTTCTTTGCCAGCTGCTGGAAATTGCCGCCTTTCGCCAGTTTCGCCAGAATCTCTTTTGCCAGCGCTTCCTCTTTGACCAGGATGTGTAAAGCCGCCGCGGTTTTCGCCATGTTGGTATCTCGGTTGTGTATAATTGCCGCCCAGTATAAACCCCTTTCTTTTGATTCAATCAGGCGATTTCTTCTATGCGTTTAAACCCCAGCCAACAACGTGCCGTCGAATTTGTTACCGGTCCCTGTCTGGTGCTGGCGGGCGCGGGGTCAGGTAAAACCCGCGTGATTACCAATAAAATTGCCCATCTGATTCGTGAGTGCGGCTATCAGGCGCGCCATATCGCGGCGGTGACCTTTACCAACAAGGCGTCGCGCGAAATGAAAGAGCGTGTGGCGCAGACCCTGGGCCGCAAAGAGGCGCGCGGCCTGCTGATCTCGACGTTCCATACGCTGGGTCTTGAGATCATCAAGCGCGAAACGGCGGCGCTGGGCATGAAGTCCAACTTCTCGCTGTTCGACGATCAGGATCAGCTCGCGCTGCTGAAAGAGCTGACGAAAGAGTGGCTGGAAGAGGATAAGACGCTGTTGCAGCAGCTGATCTCTACCATCTCAAACTGGAAGAACGATCTGGTCGATCCGCCAACCGCCACCGCGCAGGCGCGATCGCAGCAGGATCATATCTTTGCCCACTGTTACGCCCTCTACAGCCAGCATCTCAAATCGTGCAACGTGCTGGACTTTGACGACCTGATTCTGCTGCCAACGCTGCTGCTGCAGCGTAATCCGGAGGTGCGTGAACGCTGGCAGCAGCGTATCCGTTACCTGCTGGTGGATGAGTATCAGGATACCAACACCAGCCAGTATGAGCTGGTAAAGCTGCTGGTCGGCGCGCGGGCCCGCTTCACGGTGGTGGGCGACGATGACCAGTCGATCTACTCCTGGCGCGGCGCACGGCCGCAGAATCTGGTGCTGCTGAGTCAGGATTTCCCGGCGCTGGAGGTGGTGAAGCTGGAGCAGAACTACCGCTCATCGCAGCGCATTCTGAAAGCGGCAAACATCCTGATCGCCAATAATCCGCACGTCTTTGAAAAGCGTCTCTTTTCGGAGCTGGGGCAGGGCAGCGAACTCAAGGTGCTGACCGCCAACAGCGAGGAGCACGAAGCCGAACGGGTGACCGGCGAACTGATCGCGCACCACTTTATCAACCGGACGCAGTATAAAGATTACGCGATCCTTTACCGGGGCAATCATCAGTCGCGAACCTTTGAAAAGTTCCTGATGCAGAACCGCATCCCCTATCGCATCTCGGGCGGTACCTCGTTCTTCTCACGACCGGAGATCAAAGATCTGCTCGCCTATCTGCGCGTGCTGACCAATCCCGAGGATGACAGCGCGTTTCTGCGCATCGTGAACACGCCGCGCCGCGAGATTGGCCCGGCCACGCTGCAGAAGCTCGGTGAGTGGGCCAGCCTGCGCAGTAAAAGCCTGTTTAACGCCAGCTTTGATGTCGGGCTGGGGCAGACGCTTACCGGGCGCGGCCTGGAGCACCTGCAGCGGTTTACCCACTGGCTGAATGAGATTATCCAGCTGGCCGAACGTGAACCGGTCAACGCCGTCCGCGATCTGATCCGCGGCATCGACTATGAGAGCTGGCTGTTCGAAACCTCTGGCAGCCCGAAAGCCGCCGAGATGCGGATGAAGAACGTCAATACGCTGTTTCAGTGGATGACCGAAATGCTTGAAGGCAGCGATATCGACGAGCCGATGACCCTGGCGCAGGTTGTCACCCGCTTTACCCTGCGCGACATGATGGAGCGCGGCGAAAGCGATGAGGAGCTGGATCAGGTGCAGCTGATGACGCTGCACGCCTCAAAAGGGCTGGAGTTCCCCTATGTCTTCCTCGTCGGGATGGAAGAGGGGCTGCTGCCGCATCAGAGCAGCATCGATGAGCACAATATCGAAGAGGAGCGCCGTCTGGCTTACGTCGGTATCACCCGGGCGCAGAAAGAGCTGACCTTTACCCTGTGCCGCGAACGCCGGCAGTATGGCGAGCTGGTCCGGCCTGAACCGAGTCGTTTTCTGCTGGAGCTGCCGCAGGACGATCTGCAGTGGGAGACCGAGCGCAAGGTGGTCAGTGCCGAGGAGCGGATGAAAACCGGTCAGAGCCGGGTTGCCGGGCTGAGAGCGATGCTGGATAAGGCGAAGAAGGGTTAAGACAGGAAAACGGAGAGGCGATGGACATTCGCCTCACCGGGCCGGGCTTACGACAGCGTTAACAGCCAGTGGACGTAAGACTGATAATGGCTTTCCTGCTCAAGCAGTTCATTGCGCAGCGGATGCGCCTCCAGCCAGCCCGCGGGCAGGGTCAGATGCAGGGCATCATCGTCCGCCTGAAGCCGGACCGCAGGCAGGGTGTCATCGCGACGACGGGTGGAGAAGATGATCGCCAGCCGCAGCAGACGGCACATCCGTTCCGCCAGGCGCGGCGGCAGGGCATTCTGCTGGGCCAGCAGCGCCAGATCGATGCTGCCGCTCTGATTCTGCAGTAAACAGGCCAGCAGCTTCTTCTGCGCCGGGGTGAAGCCGGGCAGGTCGAGATGACGCACCAGGTAGGCCGCATGCTGTGGTGCATGGCGGAAATCGACGCTCAGGCCGATTTCGTGGATCGTGCAGGCGCTGATCAGCAGCTCACGACAGCGTTGATCCAGCTTCCACGGCGTGGAAACCTGGCGGAAAAAGCTCTCTGCCAGCTGACGCACGCGATCGGCCTGTTCAACATCAATGCTGAAACGGCGCTGGACGTTGTGCAGGGTGCGGGTGCGAATATCGCGATCGATGGGCAGATGCAGCATGCCGTAGACCAGCCCTTCGCGCAGGGCGCCGCCCGCCAGCGTCATGCTGTCGATACTCAGCTCCTGGAAGATGGCGATCAGAATCGACAGACCGCTGGGGAAGACCAGTGCCCGCTCCAGCGTCAGCCCTTCGATTTCCAGCTCTTCCAGTTTGCCGCACTGAATGGCGCGCTGTTTCAGCTGCTGAAGTTTATTCAGCGTGATGCGCTCATCCATGCCCTGAGCGACCATGATCTCCTGCAGCGCCTGAACCGTGCCGGAGGCACCGACGCACGCCTGCCAGCCCTGCTCACGCAATTGGGCGGCAATGGGCTGAATCATCGCCCGTGCGGCGCGCTCTGCCTGATCAAAGTTCTCTTTTGCCAGATGGCGGTCGCTGAAGAAGCGTTCCAGCCAGGTGACGCAGCCCATCGGCAGACTGAACAGCACCGAAGCATGGGAGCCGTCGCCGGTCGCCAGCTCGGTGCTGCCGCCGCCGATGTCGACCACTAAACGCTGATCGGAACCGCCAGTGGTGTGGGCCACACCCTGATAAATCAGGCGCGCCTCTTCCTCACCGCTGATGACGTTGATGGGGCAGCCGAGGATCTGCTGAGCCGTGTCGAGGAACGTCTGCGCGTTGGCCGCCAGACGCAGCGTGGCGGTCGCCACCACGCGAATCTGATCGAGGGGAATATCCTGCAGTTGTTCAGAGAAGAGTCTCAGGCACTGCCAGCCGCGCGACATCGCCTCGGCTGACAACAGGTTATTTTTATCCAGTCCGGCTGCAAGGCGAACCTTGCGCTTAATTTTCGCAACGGTCTGGATACTGCCAGAGACCTCGCGCACCACCAACATATGAAAGCTGTTAGATCCTAAATCAATCGCTGCATAGAGTGACGACGCGCTTAGCATGATGGCCTAACCTGAACGTTTACGGTTGTTGTTGCGTGGTGCACCGCGACGATTGCCGTTGTTGCCCCCGCGACGCGGGCCATTACCGGAACGGCTGCGTTGCAGACGTTTAGGCGGCGGTAAATCGGTTAACAGCGCTTCGCTGCTGTACTTGCTGACCGGAATACTGTGACCGATATACTCTTCGATCGACGGCAGATTCAGCGCGTACTCTTCACAGGCCAGGCTAATTGAGTGTCCGCTGGCACCGGCACGACCCGTACGGCCAATGCGGTGAACGTAATCTTCACAGTCGTCAGGCAGGTCGTAGTTAAAGACGTGCGTCACCGCCGGAATGTGCAGACCACGGGCAGCCACGTCGGTAGCAACCAGAATATCCACATCACCTTTGGTGAAGTCATCCAGAATGCGCAGACGCTTCTTCTGAGCCACGTCGCCGGTCAGCAGGCCAACACGATGTCCATCGGCGGCCAGATGGCCCCAGATATCTTCACAGCGGTGTTTGGTGTTAGCAAAAACAATGGCACGGTCGGGCCACTCTTCTTCGAGCAGCGTCTGCAGCAGGCGCATTTTCTCTTCGTTAGACGGATAGAAAAGCTCTTCCTGAATGCGATGACCGGTTTTTTGCTCCGGTTCCACTTCCACATATTCCGCACTGTTCATGTGCTCGAATGCCAGCTCACGGACGCGATAAGAGAGCGTAGCTGAGAAGAGCATGCTCAGACGCTGAGTGGCCGGCGGCATGCGACGGAACAGCCAGCGGATATCTTTGATAAAGCCGAGATCGAACATGCGGTCGGCTTCATCCAGCACCATGACCTGAATGGCGCTGAGATTGACGTGATTCTGCTTCGCATAATCGATCAGGCGACCGGTGGTGGCGACCAGAATATCAACGCCCTGTTCCAGCACTTTCAGCTGTTTGTCGTAACCGTCTCCGCCATAGGCGAGACCCAGTTTCAGGCCGGTTGAGGCGGTGAGGGGTTCGGCATCCGCATGAATCTGCACAGCAAGTTCACGCGTCGGCGCAAGAATTAATGCCCGTGGCTGGTTTACCTGCCGGCCTTCAGCCGCAGGATGAGAAAGAAGATGATGAAACGTTGACGTCAGAAACGCCATCGTTTTGCCGGTACCGGTTTGCGCCTGGCCTGCGACATCACGCCCTGAAAGCGTAAAAGGCAGAGCTAACGCCTGAATCGGCGTGCAGTACTGAAAGCCTTTACTATCAAGGGCTTCCACCACTTTCGGGTGCAGGGCGAAGTCGGAAAACTTCTGTTCAGTTAAGTGTGTTTTGCTCATAGTGTGGTAGAATATCAGCTTACTATCGCTTTACGAAAGCGTATCCGATGAAATAAAGTCAACCTACATTGGTATATATTACGCCAATTCGCCAGGCATAATCTTGTGGAGTAAAACATGAGCAGCGATAAAATCGTTCATCTGACCGATGACAGTTTCGACACCGACGTGCTGAAAGCCGACGGCGTTACACTGGTAGATTTCTGGGCTGAATGGTGTGGTCCTTGCAAAATGATCGCGCCAATCCTTGATGAAGTTGCAGAAGAGTATGATGGCAAGCTGACCATCGCTAAGCTGAATATTGACGATAACCCAGGCACGGCACCGAAGTATGGCATTCGTGGTATCCCGACGCTGCTGCTGTTCAAAAATGGCGAAGTTGCCGCGACCAAAGTGGGCGCGCTGTCTAAAGGCCAGCTGAAAGAGTTCCTGAACGCTAATCTGGCGTAATTCAGGGCTGAACGTCTGGCAGTGGTGAATTTATCTCCTGCTGCTGGACGTTCGCTTTCAGGCGTGCTAATTTACCCATACTGCATTACGCACTTACCCTGTAGTTAGCATCTAAAAGTTTTCCCTTGTTGAACCCTGTCGCACTGTACCTTTTAAAGAGAGAACGGTTCAGCAATCTTACGGTTAGCTCCAACTCTGGCATCACA is part of the Pantoea sp. Ep11b genome and harbors:
- the msbA gene encoding lipid A ABC transporter ATP-binding protein/permease MsbA → MMSDSDLSTRQTFCRLWPTISPFKAGLLVAGVALIINAAIDPFMLTLLKTLLDDVIGKNNHTVLLWMPLVIIGLILIRGVSGYISSYCIAWVSGKVVMTLRRRLFSHMMGMPVSFFDQQSTGTLLSRISYDCEQVASSSSSSLVTVVREGASIIGLFVMMFYYSWQLSLILLVLAPVVSLAIRIVSRRFRRISKNMQNTMGQVTTHAEQMLKGHKEVLMFGGQQAETARFEQVSNTMRRQGMKMVSATSLSDPIIQLLASSALAFVLYAASFPSVMATLTAGTISAVFSAMLMLMRPLKSLTNVNAQFQRGMAACQTLFTILDTEQEKDEGRRVVKRASGSIEFRDVTFTYPGAERAALRHINLTLPAGKTVALVGRSGSGKSTLASLLTRFYDIDSGAILLDGHDLREYTLASLREQVALVSQHVHLFNDTVANNIAYARTDVFSREAIEKAAQMAHALEFINKMENGLDTVIGENGVLLSGGQRQRIAIARALLRDSPILILDEATSALDTESERAIQSALETLQQNRTTLIIAHRLSTIEKADEILLVEEGEIVERGSHQQLLQKNGAYARLYQMQFSQPRCA
- a CDS encoding sugar kinase is translated as MTQKKIAIIGECMIELSEKGENIKRGFGGDTLNTAVYLARQVDERQLRVDYVTALGTDSFSDQMIAAWQQEQINTDLIQRLSNKMPGLYVIETDADGERTFWYWRSDAAARYWLDSPQSAAIAEQLTHYDYLYLSGISLAILPSASRDRLMALLARCRANGGQVIFDNNYRPRLWTDRLSAQAAYRAMLSHTDIAFLTLDDEHLLWGEQPLDEVIARTRQAGVREIVIKRGADACLVALDDAPLIEVPALRLAKEKVIDTTAAGDSFSAGYLARRLTGAAADAAAQRGHQLASTVIQHRGAIIPAEAMPD
- the pdeH gene encoding cyclic-guanylate-specific phosphodiesterase, producing MVMESILQRLPSSTDLNHCPGSPLFWQQCQRHYRFQPIYRVSGRLLAIELLTAVAHPAAPDQPLSPEAWFAGLDVAQRLNVVHEQLDLLTQWSSFFERHAVMASVNIDGPSLLAIQHRPAIRRLIARLPWLRFELTEHQALPQPEKVAKITELGPLWLDDFGSGMANFSALTELQYDYIKLSRDLFMLLDSSDEGRGMYPMLLALINRYCNGVIVEGVETEAQWQQVKASSAIAAQGYYFSRPVPFPELNHLTLQLP
- a CDS encoding AsmA family protein, producing the protein MSRTGKIVSWVVGILVLLIVVIIVIIATFDWNRLKPTINQKVSTELNRPFAIRGDLGVDWVRHRDESGWRRWVPWPQLHAEDIMLGNPPGIPDVTMVHLQRADATLSPLSLLHKELFIPWIKLQRPDARLIQTADKKNNWTFDLASSDSDEKAKTPSAWSFRLDNILFDQGQIRYRDAVNRADVTVQINPLGKPVPYAQIAGGDDQQKGAGDFVFGWKANGRYNNEKLSGEGKIGGMLSLRSQNTPFPIQADVRNGTTRVQVTGGLQDPMNLGGLNVRLRFSGDTLANLYGLTGVLLPDTPPYETDGHLIAKFNGKKGAVYRYEKFNGHIGDSDIHGSLVYSQVKPRPTLSGELTSEQLRIADLGPLIGVDSGKGSEKTAQAKARRGEKSNQPADRVLPHDKFETKSWDVMDADVKFSGKRIEHSNSLPLSDLYTHLQMKNGDLLLDPLRFGVAGGNLNSTIRLEGSRSPMRGRVDLHARKLRLRQMFPDVQAMQNSLGQLNGDASFTGTGNSVADLLATSNGQLKLLMNDGLISRSLMEIAGLNVGNYLVGKLFGDDQVRINCAATDIRLQNGLATPSLFVFDTENAIINVSGNANFASERLDLSVNPESKGIRIVTLRSPLYVRGTFKNPDAGVKTGPLLARGAAAVALGAVVGPAAALLALISPSDNEDNQCSTVLQQMKQKK
- the ppiC gene encoding peptidylprolyl isomerase PpiC, with amino-acid sequence MAKTAAALHILVKEEALAKEILAKLAKGGNFQQLAKKHSTCPSGRKGGDLGEFRQGQMVPAFDKAVFTCPLLTPYGPVKTSFGYHIIKVLYRN
- the rep gene encoding DNA helicase Rep, producing the protein MRLNPSQQRAVEFVTGPCLVLAGAGSGKTRVITNKIAHLIRECGYQARHIAAVTFTNKASREMKERVAQTLGRKEARGLLISTFHTLGLEIIKRETAALGMKSNFSLFDDQDQLALLKELTKEWLEEDKTLLQQLISTISNWKNDLVDPPTATAQARSQQDHIFAHCYALYSQHLKSCNVLDFDDLILLPTLLLQRNPEVRERWQQRIRYLLVDEYQDTNTSQYELVKLLVGARARFTVVGDDDQSIYSWRGARPQNLVLLSQDFPALEVVKLEQNYRSSQRILKAANILIANNPHVFEKRLFSELGQGSELKVLTANSEEHEAERVTGELIAHHFINRTQYKDYAILYRGNHQSRTFEKFLMQNRIPYRISGGTSFFSRPEIKDLLAYLRVLTNPEDDSAFLRIVNTPRREIGPATLQKLGEWASLRSKSLFNASFDVGLGQTLTGRGLEHLQRFTHWLNEIIQLAEREPVNAVRDLIRGIDYESWLFETSGSPKAAEMRMKNVNTLFQWMTEMLEGSDIDEPMTLAQVVTRFTLRDMMERGESDEELDQVQLMTLHASKGLEFPYVFLVGMEEGLLPHQSSIDEHNIEEERRLAYVGITRAQKELTFTLCRERRQYGELVRPEPSRFLLELPQDDLQWETERKVVSAEERMKTGQSRVAGLRAMLDKAKKG
- the ppx gene encoding exopolyphosphatase, translated to MLSASSLYAAIDLGSNSFHMLVVREVSGSIQTVAKIKRKVRLAAGLDKNNLLSAEAMSRGWQCLRLFSEQLQDIPLDQIRVVATATLRLAANAQTFLDTAQQILGCPINVISGEEEARLIYQGVAHTTGGSDQRLVVDIGGGSTELATGDGSHASVLFSLPMGCVTWLERFFSDRHLAKENFDQAERAARAMIQPIAAQLREQGWQACVGASGTVQALQEIMVAQGMDERITLNKLQQLKQRAIQCGKLEELEIEGLTLERALVFPSGLSILIAIFQELSIDSMTLAGGALREGLVYGMLHLPIDRDIRTRTLHNVQRRFSIDVEQADRVRQLAESFFRQVSTPWKLDQRCRELLISACTIHEIGLSVDFRHAPQHAAYLVRHLDLPGFTPAQKKLLACLLQNQSGSIDLALLAQQNALPPRLAERMCRLLRLAIIFSTRRRDDTLPAVRLQADDDALHLTLPAGWLEAHPLRNELLEQESHYQSYVHWLLTLS
- the rhlB gene encoding ATP-dependent RNA helicase RhlB, with amino-acid sequence MSKTHLTEQKFSDFALHPKVVEALDSKGFQYCTPIQALALPFTLSGRDVAGQAQTGTGKTMAFLTSTFHHLLSHPAAEGRQVNQPRALILAPTRELAVQIHADAEPLTASTGLKLGLAYGGDGYDKQLKVLEQGVDILVATTGRLIDYAKQNHVNLSAIQVMVLDEADRMFDLGFIKDIRWLFRRMPPATQRLSMLFSATLSYRVRELAFEHMNSAEYVEVEPEQKTGHRIQEELFYPSNEEKMRLLQTLLEEEWPDRAIVFANTKHRCEDIWGHLAADGHRVGLLTGDVAQKKRLRILDDFTKGDVDILVATDVAARGLHIPAVTHVFNYDLPDDCEDYVHRIGRTGRAGASGHSISLACEEYALNLPSIEEYIGHSIPVSKYSSEALLTDLPPPKRLQRSRSGNGPRRGGNNGNRRGAPRNNNRKRSG
- the trxA gene encoding thioredoxin TrxA, with protein sequence MSSDKIVHLTDDSFDTDVLKADGVTLVDFWAEWCGPCKMIAPILDEVAEEYDGKLTIAKLNIDDNPGTAPKYGIRGIPTLLLFKNGEVAATKVGALSKGQLKEFLNANLA